Proteins encoded in a region of the Streptomyces sp. NBC_01298 genome:
- a CDS encoding aldehyde dehydrogenase family protein — protein sequence MANAFEYAPAPESRSVVDIAPSYGLFIDGEFTDAADGKVFKTVSPASEEVLSEIAQAGAADVDRAVKAARKAFEKWSALPGSERAKYLFRIARIIQERSRELAVLETLDNGKPIRETRDADLPLVAAHFFYYAGWADKLDHAGYGANPRPLGVAGQVIPWNFPLMMLAWKIAPALATGNTVVLKPAQTTPLSALFFADICRQAGLPKGVVNILTGYGDAGAALVEHPDVNKVAFTGSTAVGKAIARQVAGTSKKLTLELGGKGANIVFDDAPIDQAVEGIVSGIFFNQGQVCCAGSRLLVQESIHDELIDSLKRRLTTLRLGDPLDKNTDIGAINSAEQLARITALADTGEAEGAERWSAPCELPNAGYWFAPTLFTNVSQSHTVARDEIFGPVLSVLTFRTPDEAVAKANNSQYGLSAGIWTEKGSRILAVAGKLRAGVVWANTFNKFDPTSPFGGYKESGFGREGGRHGLEGYLDV from the coding sequence TCACCGACGCGGCGGACGGCAAGGTCTTCAAGACCGTCTCCCCGGCCTCCGAAGAGGTCCTCTCCGAGATCGCGCAGGCCGGCGCCGCCGATGTGGACCGCGCCGTGAAGGCCGCCCGCAAGGCCTTCGAGAAGTGGTCCGCGCTGCCCGGCTCCGAGCGCGCCAAGTACCTCTTCCGCATCGCCCGGATCATCCAGGAGCGCAGCCGCGAGCTGGCGGTCCTGGAGACCCTCGACAACGGCAAGCCGATCCGGGAGACCCGCGACGCGGACCTCCCGCTCGTCGCCGCGCACTTCTTCTACTACGCGGGCTGGGCCGACAAGCTCGACCACGCGGGGTACGGCGCCAACCCGCGCCCCCTCGGCGTGGCCGGCCAGGTCATTCCGTGGAACTTCCCGCTGATGATGCTCGCGTGGAAGATCGCCCCGGCGCTCGCCACCGGCAACACGGTCGTGCTCAAGCCGGCCCAGACGACCCCGCTCTCCGCGCTCTTCTTCGCGGACATCTGCCGCCAGGCGGGCCTGCCCAAGGGCGTCGTCAACATCCTCACCGGGTACGGGGACGCGGGCGCGGCCCTCGTCGAGCACCCGGACGTGAACAAGGTCGCCTTCACCGGCTCCACCGCCGTCGGCAAGGCCATCGCGCGCCAGGTCGCCGGCACCTCCAAGAAGCTCACCCTGGAGCTGGGCGGCAAGGGCGCCAACATCGTCTTCGACGACGCCCCCATCGACCAGGCCGTCGAGGGCATCGTCAGCGGCATCTTCTTCAACCAGGGCCAGGTCTGCTGCGCGGGCTCGCGCCTCCTGGTCCAGGAGTCGATCCACGACGAGCTGATCGACTCGCTCAAGCGCCGGCTGACCACGCTGCGCCTGGGCGACCCGCTCGACAAGAACACCGACATCGGTGCGATCAACTCCGCGGAGCAGCTCGCCCGGATCACCGCCCTCGCGGACACCGGCGAGGCGGAGGGCGCCGAGCGCTGGTCGGCGCCGTGCGAACTGCCGAACGCCGGCTACTGGTTCGCCCCGACGCTCTTCACGAATGTCTCCCAGTCCCACACCGTCGCCCGCGACGAGATCTTCGGCCCGGTGCTGTCCGTACTGACCTTCCGTACGCCCGACGAAGCCGTCGCCAAGGCGAACAACAGCCAGTACGGCCTGTCCGCCGGCATCTGGACGGAGAAGGGCAGCCGCATCCTCGCGGTCGCGGGCAAGCTCCGCGCGGGCGTCGTCTGGGCCAACACGTTCAACAAGTTCGACCCGACCTCGCCCTTCGGCGGCTACAAGGAATCGGGCTTCGGGCGCGAAGGCGGCCGTCACGGCCTGGAGGGCTACCTCGATGTCTGA
- a CDS encoding aldehyde dehydrogenase family protein codes for MSESSSTRLSVFKTYKLYVGGKFPRSESGRVYEVSDSKGKWLANAPLSSRKDARDAVVAARKAFGGWSGATAYNRGQILYRVAEMLEGRREQFVREVGEAEGLSKTKAAAVVDAAIDRWVWYAGWTDKIAQIVGGANPVAGPFFNLSTPEPTGVVTVVAPQASSFLGLVSVIAPVIATGNTVVVIASEKAPLPALSLGEVLATSDLPGGVVNILSGKAAEMGPHLASHQDVNAIDLAGADAALAKELEIAAADNLKRVLRPQPVDDWSADPGTARMTPFLETKTVWHPTGSLGAGGSSY; via the coding sequence ATGTCTGAGTCTTCTTCGACGCGTCTGAGCGTCTTCAAGACCTACAAGCTGTACGTCGGGGGCAAGTTCCCCCGCTCCGAGAGCGGCCGGGTGTACGAGGTGAGTGACTCGAAGGGCAAGTGGCTGGCCAACGCCCCGCTGTCCTCCCGCAAGGACGCCCGTGACGCGGTCGTCGCCGCCCGCAAGGCCTTCGGCGGCTGGTCGGGCGCGACCGCGTACAACCGCGGCCAGATCCTCTACCGCGTCGCCGAGATGCTGGAGGGCCGCCGCGAGCAGTTCGTCCGCGAGGTCGGCGAGGCGGAGGGCCTGTCCAAGACGAAGGCCGCGGCCGTCGTCGACGCGGCGATCGACCGCTGGGTCTGGTACGCGGGCTGGACCGACAAGATCGCCCAGATCGTGGGCGGGGCCAACCCGGTCGCGGGCCCCTTCTTCAACCTCTCCACCCCGGAGCCGACCGGTGTGGTCACGGTCGTCGCCCCGCAGGCCTCGTCCTTCCTGGGCCTGGTCTCCGTGATCGCCCCGGTGATCGCCACCGGCAACACGGTCGTCGTGATCGCCTCGGAGAAGGCCCCTCTGCCCGCGCTCTCCCTCGGCGAGGTGCTGGCCACCTCCGACCTGCCCGGCGGCGTCGTCAACATCCTGTCCGGCAAGGCCGCCGAGATGGGCCCGCACCTGGCGTCCCACCAGGACGTCAACGCGATCGACCTGGCGGGCGCCGACGCGGCCCTGGCCAAGGAGCTGGAGATCGCGGCCGCGGACAACCTCAAGCGCGTCCTGCGTCCACAGCCTGTGGACGACTGGAGCGCCGACCCGGGCACGGCGCGCATGACGCCGTTCCTGGAGACCAAGACCGTCTGGCACCCGACCGGGTCGCTGGGCGCGGGCGGGTCCTCCTACTAG
- a CDS encoding uridine kinase family protein: MLDTNGPLGRSPARVNSSHLCSVSCSSPLPTRVVLLTGPSGSGKSSLAARSGLPVLRLDDFYKDGDDPTLPLVEGSADTDWDSPLSWDAEAAVAAIAELCAAGRTEVPVYDISTSSRTGTESLDISRTPLFIAEGIFAADVAVRCQELGLLADAICLRGRPSTTFRRRLARDLREGRKSVPMLLRRGWRLMRAERGIVARHTALGAHACGRDEALGRLAAAAAGRHRAAASV; the protein is encoded by the coding sequence ATCCTGGATACCAACGGGCCTTTGGGTAGGTCCCCTGCCCGAGTTAATAGTTCACACTTGTGTTCCGTGAGCTGTTCCTCTCCTTTGCCTACGCGTGTCGTCCTGCTGACCGGACCCTCGGGTTCCGGCAAGTCCTCGCTGGCGGCACGTTCCGGGTTGCCCGTGCTGCGCCTGGACGACTTCTACAAGGACGGCGACGACCCCACCCTCCCGCTCGTCGAGGGAAGCGCCGACACCGACTGGGACTCCCCGCTGTCCTGGGACGCGGAGGCGGCGGTGGCCGCGATCGCCGAGCTGTGCGCGGCCGGGCGGACCGAGGTGCCCGTCTACGACATCTCGACCTCTTCGCGGACCGGTACGGAGTCGCTGGACATCTCCCGCACCCCGCTGTTCATAGCCGAGGGGATCTTCGCGGCCGACGTCGCGGTGCGGTGCCAGGAGCTGGGGCTGCTGGCGGACGCGATCTGTCTGCGCGGGCGGCCCAGCACCACCTTCCGGCGGCGCCTGGCCCGTGACCTGCGCGAGGGCCGCAAGTCGGTGCCGATGCTCCTGCGGCGCGGCTGGCGGCTGATGCGGGCCGAGCGCGGGATCGTGGCCCGGCACACCGCACTGGGGGCTCACGCGTGTGGCCGTGACGAGGCGCTCGGGCGTCTTGCCGCCGCCGCGGCGGGGCGCCACCGCGCCGCGGCCTCGGTGTAG